The Caenorhabditis elegans chromosome II genome has a segment encoding these proteins:
- the F59A6.4 gene encoding Protein kinase domain-containing protein (Confirmed by transcript evidence) produces MGIAAESKQQSKLLKAQTSKKRKAVAASKARTPEGSGRGKKPTTPNGVANPTKSKTKVSTASTMNEKKGASTGDMKKKEPSSRKKPSPMKCFANGEIVEGVNQFKVLSQIRKSSRLLDHDVYVVKDVEADEEYRMKVARKDLQILKIEAALLRRLEKIPGDKCFVSLVEYGNVSKDKLEFLVVSSYGSTLQEILKKTINGPLSMDCSFVVGLQMLRAIQNLHSLGYVHRNINPSAFNCGLGMDETSLYLQDFRQVRKFEENKKHVTARSTVKMFGCGRFANRACQNSKDQGRKDDLESWIYTLFYLIDHGSLSWKNEADSQIVVQQKDLFMTGDGKEQFSRAPRGLAPLLSKVNGYEFTSAPEYDSFKNLINGIQTSQKLNKKSCDWLGKCGLDEIGGDTDRSVDCRMTGDRDFVPKGKKPKRPTRKKLAKGDVILGVGATDGWKVINLLGSGGFGDVYKVHRESQPITKCYALKTESEEGEKRYLRLKIEVTVMMKTAEKKKENKFKNFIEFVDRGKCEQLKCKYVVMGLVGPSLEDIRRKYLLGSFSKHTSFNVAIQTVTALQDLHSIGYLHRDIKPANYAVGLEDREDTVYMLDFGIAKLYVDENGEHKVKRKKVKFLGTLRYACRACMMQQEQGRKDDLETWIYLVFDLMDESHGMPWRSLCSPKEILKSKNEFFTNFDSSSVSATLKRLKGLVSYVDNMQYETTPDYDYIINFLKTTATEAGAKISKKLDWIGKLKNKEFDSESDRSDKKASGEDDE; encoded by the exons ATGGGTATAGCAGCAGAGTCGAAACAacaatcaaaacttttgaaagcaCAAACGTCGAAGAAACGAAAAGCAGTAGCAGCATCAAAAGCAAGAACACCTGAAGGTTCCGGTCGTGGCAAGAAACCAACT ACACCGAACGGAGTAGCAAATCCAACAAAGTCGAAAACAAAAGTGAGTACTGCAAGCACAATGAATGAAAAGAAAGGAGCTTCTACTGGAGATATGAAGAAGAAGGAACCATCATCTCGCAAGAAACCTTCACCAATGAAATGTTTCGCGAATGGAGAAATTGTGGAAGGAGTGAATCAGTTCAAAGTCTTATCACAGATTCGTAAAAGCTCCAGACTTCTGGATCATGATGTTTATGTGGTGAAGGATGTTGAAGCAGATGAAGAGTATAGAATGAAAGTTGCTAGAAAGGACTTACAGATATTAAAG attgaagcAGCTCTTCTCAGACGCCTCGAAAAGATTCCTGGAGACAAATGCTTTGTTTCACTGGTAGAATACGGAAACGTTTCGAAAGATAAGCTCGAGTTCTTAGTCGTCTCTTCATATGGCTCAACACTGCAAGAGATTCTGAAGAAAACTATAAATGGACCACTTTCAATGGATTGCTCATTTGTAGTTGGTCTACAGATGTTGAGAGCTATTCAAAATCTTCATTCACTGGGATACGTGCACCGAAACATCAATCCATCAGCGTTCAATTGTGGGCTAGGAATGGACGAGACTTCTTTGTATTTGCAAGATTTTCGTcaagttagaaaatttgaagagaaTAAGAAGCATGTCACAGCAAGATCGACTGTTAAGATGTTTGGATGTGGACGCTTTGCGAACAGAGCTTGTCAAAATTCGAAGGATCAGGGACGGAAGGATGACTTGGAAAGTTGGATATACACTCTATTCTACTTGATTGATCATGGATCCTTGAGTTGGAAGAATGAGGCGGATTCGCAAATTGTTGTACAGCAAAAGGACTTGTTCATGACTGGTG ACGGAAAAGAGCAATTCAGCCGTGCTCCGCGTGGATTGGCTCCTCTTCTTTCCAAAGTCAACGGATACGAATTCACGAGTGCACCGGAATACGACAGCTTCAAAAACCTCATAAACGGTATTCAAACTTCCCAGAAACTCAACAAGAAGTCATGTGACTGGTTGGGAAAGTGTGGTCTTGATGAAATTGGCGGGGATACG gaTCGTAGCGTTGATTGCAGAATGACGGGAGACAGAGATTTTGTACCGAAAGGGAAGAAACCGAAAAGACCAACAAGAAAGAAGCTTGCAAAAGGAGATGTGATTCTGGGAGTTGGAGCAACGGATGG CTGGAAAGTGATCAATCTTCTTGGTTCTGGTGGATTCGGAGATGTGTACAAAGTACATCGTGAGAGTCAACCCATCACCAAATGCTACGCTTTGAAGACTGAAAGTGAAGAGGGCGAGAAAAGATATTTGCGTCTGAAAATCGAGGTCACTGTGATGATGAAGACTGccgaaaagaagaaggaaaacaagttcaaaaacttcatcGAATTCGTGGACCGAGGAAAGTGTGAGCAGTTGAAGTGTAAG tacgTTGTGATGGGTCTTGTTGGACCATCCCTTGAAGACATTCGACGCAAGTATCTCCTTGGATCATTCTCAAAGCATACATCATTCAATGTTGCCATTCAAACTGTCACTGCTCTTCAGGATCTTCATTCGATTGGTTATCTCCATCGAGATATCAAGCCAGCAAACTATGCAGTTGGACTGGAGGATCGTGAAGATACTGTCTACATGCTTGATTTTGGAATCGCCAAGTTGTATGTGGACGAGAATGGAGAACACAAAGTGAAGAGAAAGAAAGTAAAGTTCCTGGGAACATTGAGATATGCTTGTCGGGCATGCATGATGCAACAGGAACAAGGACGGAAGGATGATTTGGAGACTTGGATCTACTTGGTGTTTGATTTGATGGATGAATCCCATGGAATGCCTTGGAGATCTTTGTGCAGTCCCAAAGAGATCTTGAAGtcgaaaaacgaatttttcactaatt tcgATAGTTCTTCCGTCTCTGCGACTCTGAAACGTCTGAAAGGATTGGTATCATATGTTGATAACATGCAATACGAGACAACTCCTGATTACGACTACATTATCAACTTCCTTAAGACAACTGCCACAGAAGCTGGAGCaaagatttcgaaaaagttggaTTGGATCGGAAAGTTGAAGAATAAGGAGTTTGACAGTGAATCGGATAGATCTGACAAGAAAGCCAGTGGAGAAGATGATGAATAG
- the citk-2 gene encoding Phorbol-ester/DAG-type domain-containing protein (Confirmed by transcript evidence) — translation MCDSVYTTPQSVTSKKTPRRRALSPKQKPYSSPFQVIDLNNESHEDLKKRVLDAENIIQDLRSERDALHETLVDKAGLNESVIIEQSKRVSTQETRIYRRDVNLLEDDLKHHQSQIRILQNKCSTLEMEKQTLQETIQRAQDDKKETETELESSRSRLHVLEKELSAKANDIFMVTKDLHDKNEELTSFRMEYVTKLSEANREKKALEEKLEKYKNDMKENDRKSLELNKEQVTTQNVLSEVRQLSAHFEFLTPVRKNASKIRELDEYHQLSAKVIEESMNDLKIKNETLTKELSDKTELVKMKNEELEDLRQTTTASLGDSEQATKYLHEENMKLTRQKADIRCELLEARRKVEGFDKLKQELEKERDDALADVQKIREVKRNVERELQSLTSLMAERDEQIEELKTKMFSFEMIKKDHESAKNELSRTQEKLDQMGKHLIMADQQCSTFKSLKESAEGSRRRAIEQCNEMVVRIRDLQTSLESQRKVEQEVEMLKAENSRQAKKIEFMKEEIQEVHLDYRQELSRLAEKTKGKEDADHLRLTLSQRDSELRSAKKTIQEVKADNQKVQLMLVEVRQHQEKILEENVRLRKGMADALAKIEEYKRSWQNSQETCERLERESATKEDKLDKLEEELQEKKQQIAESKELVTYLHSQIDAKQTKQPKLGRRSTLLSTVSEMDTSVYMREAEEVRALEEQRQALMSNLAEKRRQLVDSKKSQSTANTTIVTTTTTEISKSSQSASELSNRQGTMRHDIPHKWKAFRHVGVLSMKCSLCFVGISAFAKAKKCSHCDVHVHASCAPRVNNTCGMPLQCATYYRENHTTVSSSGVSEGRMNGWLRVYRDDMTGSTWIASWAMMDLTRISFYTNDGADLEKPFFSIDLNKEQWVLRTGQEMPVDCDDSMRANNVLMIKMPRRCLYILAPSQPSARRWAECLQTAQRKRMMLNSKESSIAEFTCLLVLNSPNNLKIFKAYTIEDWILFATQTGLFFTSISQPRNPMRIAGPNSVTSLEIMAEIKCVAMVANSSGQLAMIPLDSLILAMQSTQPSIRPEILPEFEHVHMIKYHQQNGQRFLLISDDTHLHVRKYNATRDIFSQYAKFDVPEPISFIESAPSGIIFACDTFYYVALDHQTSSNVSARKLMSPNKNEFPISAQMINQNEVLLAYQNQGIFVNLHGEQSRNETIEWEKMPMEFIYTSPFLYIVHDDSIEILEISETSDRTVLAERALFECVNAHVIGRQYEGVLISVSSNDSTEVHRFSTATGQKQKNNVSKRRGASPYNSLKRTKN, via the exons ATGTGTGACTCTGTTTACACAACACCGCAGTCAGTCACATCAAAGAAGACCCCACGACGGAGAGCTCTCTCGCCGAAACAGAAGCCGTACTCTTCTCCCTTCCAG gtgatCGACCTCAACAACGAATCACACGAGGATCTCAAAAAACGTGTTCTGGACGCTGAGAACATCATCCAGGATTTGCGATCCGAGAGGGATGCTCTTCATGAAACACTCGTCGATAAGGCTGGATTGAACGAGAGTGTCATAATCGAGCAAAGCAAGAGAGTATCAACTCAGGAAACACGGATCTACAGAAGAGATGTAAACTTGCTGGAGGATGACTTAAAGCATCATCAGTCTCAGATCAGAATCCTGCAGAACAAATGCTCAACGCTTGAAATGGAGAAGCAAACGTTGCAAGAAACTATTCAACGTGCACAAGACGACAAGAAAGAAACAGAGACAGAGTTGGAATCCTCAAGATCTCGTCTACACGTTCTGGAAAAAGAATTGTCAGCGAAGGCCAACGATATCTTTATGGTGACCAAGGACCTGCATGACAAGAATGAAGAGCTCACTAGTTTCCGTATGGAGTATGTTACAAAGTTATCAGAAGCTAATCGGGAGAAGAAAGCGCTCGAAGAAAAGCTTGAGAAGTACAAGAACGACATGAAAGAGAACGATCGCAAGAGCCTCGAGTTGAACAAAGAGCAGGTCACcactcaaaatgttttgagtgAGGTCAGGCAACTTTCTGCtcatttcgagtttttgacaCCAGTCagaaaaaatgcttcaaaaataaGAGAGCTAGATGAGTATCACCAGTTGTCGGCAAAGGTAATTGAGGAGTCTATGAACGATTTGAAGATCAAGAATGAGACTTTGACGAAAGAACTTTCGGACAAGACGGAGCTGGTGAAAATGAAGAACGAAGAGTTGGAAGACCTTCGTCAAACTACAACAGCGTCGTTGGGAGATTCTGAACAAGCGACAAAGTATTTGCATGAAGAGAACATGAag CTAACTCGTCAAAAAGCTGATATTCGCTGTGAACTCCTCGAAGCTCGTCGAAAAGTTGAAGGATTCGATAAGCTAAAGCAGGAGCTCGAAAAGGAACGCGACGACGCTTTGGCTGacgttcaaaaaatcagagaagTGAAGCGGAATGTGGAAAGAGAACTTCAGTCCCTCACGTCGTTGATGGCAGAACGTGATGAGCAAATCGAGGAGTTGAAGacgaaaatgttcagtttcGAGATGATTAAAAAAGATCATGAATCTGCGAAGAACGAGCTGTCGAGAACTCAAGAAAAACTGGATCAAATGGGAAAACATTTGATTATGGCCGACCAACAGTGTTCTACTTTCAAATCGCTTAAAGAATCTGCCGAAGGATCTCGCAGAAGAGCCATTGAGCAGTGCAACGAGATGGTGGTTCGAATCAGAGATCTTCAAACATCACTTGAGAGTCAACGCAAAGTGGAGCAAGAAGTTGAAATGCTGAAAGCGGAAAATTCACGTCAAGCCAAGAAAATCGAGTTCATGAAAGAGGAAATTCAAGAAGTTCATTTGGATTATCGACAAGAGTTGAGTCGGTTGGCAGAGAAGACCAAAGGAAAAGAAGACGCTGATCATCTTCGCCTAACACTTTCACAACGGGACAGTGAACTTCGAAGTGCGAAGAAAACTATTCAAGAGGTCAAGGCAGATAATCAAAAGGTCCAGTTGATGCTCGTAGAAGTTCGCCAGCACCAAGAGAAAATTCTTGAGGAAAATGTCAGACTTCGCAAAGGAATGGCAGATGCACTCgctaaaattgaagaatataAACGAAGCTGGCAAAACTCGCAGGAAACATGTGAACGTCTTGAACGAGAAAGTGCTACAAAAGAGGACAAACTAGACAAACTCGAAGAAGAGCTACAGGAGAAAAAGCAACAAATTGCCGAATCAAAGGAGCTGGTGACGTACTTGCACAGCCAGATTGATGCGAAGCAGACCAAGCAACCAAAGTTAGGCAGAAGAAGCACTTTGCTGAGCACGGTTTCAGAAATGGACACTTCCGTTTAT atGCGTGAAGCTGAAGAAGTTCGTGCTCTTGAAGAACAACGGCAGGCTCTGATGAGTAATCTCGCGGAGAAAAGACGTCAACTTGTCGATTCGAAGAAATCTCAGTCAACTGCCAACACTACGATTGTCACAACCACAaccactgaaatttcaaaatcaagtcAATCTGCAAGTGAGCTCTCCAATAGGCAAGGAACGATGCGGCACGATATTCCTCACAAATGGAAGGCCTTCCGCCACGTTGGAGTTCTTTCAATGAAATGCTCACTTTGCTTCGTTGGAATCTCAGCTTTTGCAAAAGCCAAGAAATGCTCTCATTGTGATGTTCATGTTCATGCATCATGTGCGCCACGAGTCAATAATACGTGTGGAATGCCGCTGCAATGTGCCACGTATTATCGAGAGAATCATACGACAGTGTCGTCAAGTGGAGTATCGGAAGGAAGAATGAATGGATGGTTGAGAGTATATCGTGATGATATGACTGGATCAACTTGGATTGCTTCGTGGGCAATGATGGATTTGACTCGTATCTCTTTCTACACAAATGATGGTGCGGATCTCGAGAAACCATTCTTTTCGATCGATCTGAATAAGGAGCAATGGGTGCTAAGAACTGGACAAGAAATGCCGGTGGATTGTGATGATTCGATGAGAGCCAATAATGTCCTGATGATCAAGATGCCACGTAGATGCTTGTATATTCTTGCCCCTTCACAACCGTCTGCAAGAAGATGGGCAGAATGTCTTCAAACTGCACAAAGGAAAAGAATGATGTTAAACTCAAAAGAATCTTCGATTGCTGAGTTCACATGTTTATTGGTACTCAATTCGCCGAACAACTTGAAGATTTTCAAGGCATAT ACCATCGAAGACTGGATTCTATTTGCTACTCAAACTGGGCTCTTCTTCACAAGTATTTCTCAACCTCGAAACCCAATGCGAATCGCTGGACCAAATTCAGTTACTTCGCTGGAGATTATGGCTGAAATCAAATGTGTTGCAATGGTGGCGAACAGCAGTGGACAGTTGGCAATGATTCCATTGGATTCGCTTATTCTGGCCATGCAAAGCACTCAACCGTCGATTCGACCAGAAATTCTCCCAGAATTCGAGCACGTTCATATGATAAAGTATCATCAACAAAATGGACAACGATTCCTATTGATTTCGGATGATACTCATTTGCACGTTAGAAAGTATAATGCCACTAGAGATATCTTCAGCCAATATGCG aaattcgaCGTTCCTGAACCAATAAGCTTCATCGAAAGTGCTCCATCGGGAATCATCTTCGCATGTGACACATTCTATTATGTCGCCTTGGATCACCAAACTTCGTCCAACGTTTCCGCTCGAAAATTGATGTCTCCAAATAAAAACGAATTCCCGATCAGTGCTCAGATGATAAATCAAAATGAAGTGCTCCTGGCTTATCAAAACCAgggaatttttgtgaatttgcACGGAGAACAATCACGAAACGAAACAATTGAATGGGAGAAGATGCCGATGGAGTTCATCTACACATCACCATTCCTGTATATTGTTCACGATGACTCGAtcgaaattctggaaatttctgaaacctCGGATAGGACTGTGTTGGCTGAGCGAGCCCTTTTTGAGTGTGTCAATGCTCATGTGATTGGACGCCAATATGAAGGCGTACTGATTTCCGTTTCGTCAAACGATTCTACAGAAGTACACAGATTCTCAACGGCAACTGGACAGAAGCAGAAGAACAATGTTTCGAAAAGAAGAGGAGCGTCTCCATATAATTCACTTAAACGCACTAAAAACTAA
- the rnh-1.0 gene encoding Ribonuclease H1 (Confirmed by transcript evidence), protein MGKNDQYYAVARGKQVGIYRTWNECKTQIDGFQNARFKKFATEAEARKFVADNMSVPGSKPVTPAVSTSSATRKRTHEGTKFTEAKKMKTEEEVIDPEFANAPVVYTDGACSSNGTKNAKAGWGVYWGDDSEDNEFGPVYGAPTNNRGELIAVQKAIEKAIEKRLPKVVIKTDSNLLVQSMNIWIHGWKRKGWKTSTGSEVLNQDVLMKIDNLRQKLKVKFLHVRGHAGIDGNEKADELARKGAQMFIKRS, encoded by the exons ATGGGAAAAAACGATCAATATTATGCAGTGGCACGTGGAAAACAG GTTGGTATCTACCGTACATGGAACGAGTGCAAAACGCAGATTGACGGATTCCAAAATGCGAG ATTCAAGAAATTCGCCACTGAAGCTGAAGCTCGTAAATTCGTTGCCGATAATATGAGTGTTCCAGGATCAA AGCCGGTTACTCCTGCAGTATCAACTTCATCGGCCACAAGAAAACGGACGCATGAAGGAACAAAATTTACAGAAGCTAAGAAAATGAAGACAGAAGAAGAAG ttatcgATCCCGAATTTGCCAATGCACCAGTTGTGTACACAGACGGAGCTTGCTCTTCCAAtggaacaaaaaatgcgaaagCCGGATGGGGTGTCTACTGGGGAGATGACAGTGAAGACAATGAATTTGGACCGGTGTACGGAGCACCTACCAACAACAGAGGAGAACTTATTGCTGTTCAGAAAGcaattgaaaaa gctATAGAGAAGCGTCTTCCAAAAGTTGTTATCAAAACTGATTCCAATCTTCTCGTACAGTCAATGAACATTTGGATTCATGGTTGGAAGCGAAAAGGATGGAAAACATCTACAGGATCGGAGGTTCTCAATCAGGATGTTctcatgaaaattgataatttgagACAAAAACTCAAG GTTAAATTCCTACATGTTCGTGGTCATGCGGGAATTGATGGAAATGAAAAAGCGGATGAACTTGCAAGAAAAGGAGCCCAAATGTTCATTAAAcgctcataa
- the rnh-1.0 gene encoding ribonuclease H (Confirmed by transcript evidence), whose protein sequence is MSKFYGVAHGFKRGVFTEWAEAKKQIDKFPQPVYKKFETEEEAQKYVDDRKPKKVESTFPESTHDTYYAVARGHSVGVFTNYNEVKEHIKNYPQPLHKKWSTLEEAIAYFHKYYEGKEEAKKAENEEKPDKSEKRESKRKADQEESVEKKKKKKF, encoded by the exons ATGAGCAAGTTCTATGGTGTGGCTCACGGTTTCAAGCGTGGAGTTTTCACTGAGTGGGCTGAAGCTAAGAAACAAATCGACAAGTTCCCACAGCCAGTTTACAAGAAGTTTGAAACCGAGGAAGAAGCTCAAAAATATGTGGATGATCGTAAGCCAAAGAAAGTTGAAT CAACCTTTCCTGAATCAACTCACGACACCTACTATGCTGTAGCACGTGGACATTCTGTTGGAGTCTTCACCAACTACAACGAGGTTAAGGAGCAT atcaaaaactACCCACAGCCattgcacaaaaaatggtCGACCCTTGAGGAAGCCATCGCCTACTTCCACAAATACTACGAGGGAAAAGAGGAAGCCaagaaagctgaaaatgaagagaagCCGGATAAGTCCGAGAAACGAGAATCCAAGAGAAAGGCTGACCAGGAGGAATCCgtcgagaagaagaagaaaaagaa attttga
- the rnh-1.0 gene encoding ribonuclease H (Confirmed by transcript evidence) → MSKFYGVAHGFKRGVFTEWAEAKKQIDKFPQPVYKKFETEEEAQKYVDDRKPKKVESTFPESTHDTYYAVARGHSVGVFTNYNEVKEHIKNYPQPLHKKWSTLEEAIAYFHKYYEGKEEAKKAENEEKPDKSEKRESKRKADQEESVEKKKKKK, encoded by the exons ATGAGCAAGTTCTATGGTGTGGCTCACGGTTTCAAGCGTGGAGTTTTCACTGAGTGGGCTGAAGCTAAGAAACAAATCGACAAGTTCCCACAGCCAGTTTACAAGAAGTTTGAAACCGAGGAAGAAGCTCAAAAATATGTGGATGATCGTAAGCCAAAGAAAGTTGAAT CAACCTTTCCTGAATCAACTCACGACACCTACTATGCTGTAGCACGTGGACATTCTGTTGGAGTCTTCACCAACTACAACGAGGTTAAGGAGCAT atcaaaaactACCCACAGCCattgcacaaaaaatggtCGACCCTTGAGGAAGCCATCGCCTACTTCCACAAATACTACGAGGGAAAAGAGGAAGCCaagaaagctgaaaatgaagagaagCCGGATAAGTCCGAGAAACGAGAATCCAAGAGAAAGGCTGACCAGGAGGAATCCgtcgagaagaagaagaaaaagaagtaa
- the F59A6.11 gene encoding Conserved secreted protein (Partially confirmed by transcript evidence) — protein MKFICFLACFFTLAFANCEDDDTCFCPDIRSEHYREYGGHWQSEEPDDRLTSSEGPGCIRNLTCMLSFDTYFSSGFQWSNIPVPADSAGSLWVHAQKPGSTPPGSFADLQELFGIICEDLKWKITKFPYGYVYMQKDTFEHVHVDASKIVGKSYKVELKTFYCDGELHDIEYFKNLGK, from the exons ATGAAGTTTATTTGCTTCTTAGCTTGCTTTTTTACTTTGGCATTCGCCAACTGTGAAGACGACGACACATGCTTCTGCCCGGACATTCGATCGGAACACTATAGAG AATACGGTGGACATTGGCAATCCGAAGAACCTGATGATCGTCTTACATCCTCGGAAGGGCCTGGGTGCATTCGAAACTTGACTTGTATGCTCTCTTTCGACACATATTTCTCTTCTGGCTTTCAATGGTCGAATATTCCAGTTCCGGCGGATTCTGCTGGCTCACTT TGGGTACATGCACAGAAACCCGGTAGCACTCCACCTGGGTCCTTTGCAGACTTACAAGAACTCTTTGGAATAATTTGTGAAGacttgaaatggaaaattacaaaatttccatatGGCTATGTTTATATGCAAAAAGATACCTTTGAACATGTTCATGTGGATGCTTCGAAGATTGTTGGAAAATCGTATAAAGTAGAATTGAAGACTTTCTACTG TGATGGAGAGCTTCATGATATTgagtatttcaaaaacctgGGAAAGTAA
- the F59A6.10 gene encoding TIL domain-containing protein (Confirmed by transcript evidence) produces the protein MNSILHRFFLVIIVISFCDADTCIDKFCPPGTFCDERPGPCVKPPCRTILACLPVEANGCARMECSAPKVCVERVRPCIGRSCKEIATCETPNTCAAVVCPPSQKCELENGKPSCKKFIPPTRGIIGKAVLDEKQFQEN, from the exons ATGAATTCAATTCTTCATAgattttttcttgtaattaTAGTTATTTCTTTCTGTGATGCAG ACACCTGCATTGATAAATTCTGTCCACCTGGGACTTTTTGTGATGAAAGGCCAGGTCCATGTGTGAAGCCTCCATGTAGAACAATTTTGGCCTGTTTGCCAGTTGAAGCAAATG GTTGTGCACGAATGGAATGCAGTGCTCCAAAAGTGTGTGTTGAGCGAGTTCGTCCCTGCATTGGTAGATCATGCAAGGAAATTGCAACCTGCGAAACTCCAAATA CATGTGCCGCAGTCGTGTGTCCACCATCACAAAAATGCGAACTGGAGAATGGAAAACCATCTTGCAAGAAGTTTATCCCACCGACACGAGGAATAATTGGGAAAGCAGTTCTTGATGAGAAgcaatttcaagaaaattga